The sequence TCGTCCCGCCCCAGGAGGACTGCTATGACCGTCAATCACGCTGGGACGCCGAGACACGGTGACTTACAGCAGGACCGACGAACCGAGACGAGCCCGGCCCCCCGGGGTGACCCGGTCCTCGAACTCAGTGGTGTCTCCAAGCAGTTCGGCGAGGAGCGGGCGGTCCGTGACCTCTCGCTCTCGGTCTACGACGGCGAACTCGTCACGCTCGTCGGCCCCTCCGGGTGTGGCAAGACCACGACGCTGCGGCTCATCGCTGGGCTCGAACGGCCAGACGACGGAACCGTGACCATCGACGGATCGGTGGTCGCGTCGGGCGAGGGCGCCGGGTTCGTCCCGCCAGAGGAACGTGACGTTGGCGTGGTCTTTCAGGAGTTCGCGCTGTTCCCGCATCTCAGCGCCGCCGAGAACGTCGCGTTCGGCATCGATGACCTCCCCGAGGACTGTCGCCGGGAGCGTGTTCGGGAGATGCTCGAACTGGTGGGCCTGGCCGACCAGGCCGATTCCACGGTGGACGCCCTCTCGGGCGGACAACGACAGCGCATCGCGCTGGCTCGTTCGCTCGTGCCGGAACCGGAGATACTCCTGCTCGACGAACCGTTTTCGAACCTCGACGTCGCCCTCCGCGTCGAGATGCGCGAGGAGGTCAGACGGATCCTCGACGAGACCGGCGTCACCGCCATCTCGGTCACCCACGACCAGGAGGAGGCGCTGTCCATCAGCGACCGTATCGGCGTCATGACCGACGGGACGCTGGCCCAGGTCGGCCCGCCGGAGCGTGTCTTCCAGCATCCGGAATCGCGCTTCGCCGCCGAGTTCCTCGGACAGGCGAGTTTCCTCCCGGCGGCGGTCCAAGAGCAGGCGGTCGAGACGGTCATCGGGCAGATCGACCGGGGACAGGTGACCGGTCTCTCGTCGGCCTACGAGGGCACCGAGGTCGACGTCCTCGTCCGCCCCGACGACGTGGGTGCCCGTCGGGCCGAGGACGAGGGGAACGGTGAGGTGGTCTATCGGCGGTATCTCGGCCCGTCGGTCCTCTACCGGGTGGAACTCGACGCCGGCCCGACGGTGGAGACCATCCACAATCACGCGTCGTCGCTCGCCCTCGGCGAACGTGTCGACGTGTCGGTGACCGCCGACCACGAACTCGCCTGGTTCCCCGCGGATGGGGACGCCGCTCCCGTCTCTTCGGTCGGCACGTCGTCATCGCAGGGCTGACTGCGGGCGGTGGAAACACTGGCCCGATGGGGGCTCAGTCGACCGTCGAGCCATCTGCGAGCCGCTCGGCCGGTTCGCCGTCGCAGGTTTCCTCGAGGAGCAGACGTGCCACCGCCAGTGCGGCCTCGGGACCCGCGGCGGTGACGACGTCGTCGGCGGGGACGACGGGCTCCTCGACGACCGACGCGGCGTGCCTCGCGAGTTCCTCGCGGAACGGTTCCGCGGTCGTCGCCACCCGTTCGGTCAGGAGACCGCCCGCGCCGAGGGCAAGCGCGCCGGTTCCGATGCCGACGACAGTGGCGCCGGCGTCGGCCAGTTGCCCGAGACGCTCGGGGAGCTCGGTCGGATAGGTGGGCGTCGGGTCGCCGTCCGCCGCGGACCGTCCTCCCGGGACCACGACGACGTCGGGCGTGCCGATCAGAACGTCGTCGGGGACGAGAACGATCCCGGCGTCTGCGGTGACCCCGTCACTCGGGACGAGACTGAACACCGTCGATTCGATCGCACAGCCGTTCCTCGCCGCCGTCGTCAGGGTGTCGTGAACGCCCACGAGCGAGCGGGCGTCGACACCGTCGTAGGCGAGAATGCCGATTGAACGCGATTCGTTCATGGATGGTGGTAGTAGCGGGGGGCTCTTAATTCGACACGCTGGGCCGGCAAACCAGGATTTATACGTAAATCTTACGGTTTACGGACGGATTTTCACAATATTGGAAAGGCGAAACATTACAATATCCTCCAGTGCATACGAGATGACAGGAGACAGAAAATGAGTGAAAGCGAATTCGAAGCCGACGAGACCGTCGACGCACGTGGATCCGCCTGCCCAGGTCCCCTGATGGACCTCATCGGCAAGATCAAGAACGTGGACGAGGGAACGGTCGTCGAGTTGCTCACGGGCGACGAGGGCTCGAAAAACGACGTCCCCGAGTGGGTCGAGGAGGCCGGTCACGAACTCCTCGGTACCGTCGACGAGGGCGACTACTACGCCATCTACGTCAAGAAGACGTAATCCGTCCGTCCCCACAGATCGGTGCGACTGCGACGCGACTGCAACGCGAAGCGGTCGCGTCGCTCGGTCTTCTGGATCGTTTCGGTACTGGACAGTGACATCTCATCGACGCCGGGGTTCAGCCGTGAACCTTCCGTGACGACTGGTTGCGGTAATACTTGGTAGCTTCACCGGGGCCAATGTTGTTCGTTGACACGTAATTGTCCAACACGCGCGATGGCGAACGAGCGGGAGTGCAGGTTCCATACCGGGCAGGCTTCCGCTCTCGCCACCGATAGAGAGGGTATCGACGGATATCTGCGTTCCGTTACCGGCCACCTGGTATGCGTTCACCTGACAATCGACCCACATCGACGATGCAACACGTTCAAAGCGTCGGGAGAACACGGTCCGTACAGTGACGGAGACGCGTGTCGAGAGCACCATCACCGAGGGTGGGCTCGTCCGCCCGATGCTGGAACTCGCGTGGCCGATGGTCGTCATCCAGTTGCTGCAGGTCGCGTACAACCTGGCCGACACCTTCTGGCTGGGTCGCCTGTCGGCGAACGCCGTCGGCGCGCTGAGCCTCGCGTTTCCACTCATCTTCTTGCTCATCTCCGTCGGGGGCGGATTCACGACCGCGGGGAGCATCCTCGTCGCCCAGTACACCGGTGCGGAGAGTGAGCGATCCGCCGGACTGGTCGCCGGGCAGACCCTCTCGTTCGTGACGTTCCTCGCCATCGTCCTCGGAGTGGTGGGCTACCTCTCGACCGACGCGATGCTCGGGCTACTCCCGGCCGGCCCGGAGACGGCGGCGAACGTCGTCCCGCTCGCGGCCGATTACATGAAGATCTTCTTCGTCGGCCAGCCGTTCCTCTTCGGCTTTTTCGTGTTCTCCTCGCTCATGCGTGGGTACGGGAACACCCGCACCCCGATGCGCGTTATGGTGATCAGCGTGGCCATCAACGTGGTCCTCGACCCGTTCTTGATCTTCGGCTGGTCGGTCTTCCCCGCGATGGGCATCGAAGGGGCCGCCGTCGCGACCATCTTCTCGCGGGGGGTCGCGACCGTCATCGGCGTGTACATCCTGTTCCGCTCGGGCGTCGGTCCCGACGTCTCGATACCGGACCTCTCGCCCGACTTCGATCTGATCACCAAGATTGTCCGAATCGGCGTCCCGAGCGCCACCGAGCAGTCCATGAGCGCCATGGCGATGATCACGCTCACCGCCATGGTCGTCTCCTTCTCCCCGCCAGTCGTCGCCGCCTACGGCCTGGGCAATCGACTCATCTCGCTCGTCTTCCTCCCCGCGATGGGACTCGGCCGGGCGACGAACACGATGGTCGGCCAGAACCTGGGCGCGAAGCAGTTCGACCGGGCCGCCAAGGCGGTACAACTGGCCGCGAGCGCTGCCGCTTTCGTCCTCTTCGTCATCGCCATCGTGGCCGCGCTGTTCCCCGAACCGATCATCGCGGTCTTCATGCGCGGGGACACCGCCGACGCCATCGAGACCATCGCGCTCGGCGCGGAGTACCTGCGCATCCGGACCACGGAGTTCGTGTTCATCGGCATCCTGCAGGTCTTGCTCGGCGCATTCCGGGGGTCGGGGAAGACCTCGACCGCGATGGTGCTCTCGGTCGTCGCCCTCTGGATCGGTCGCGTCCCGACGGTCTACGTCCTGGCGTTCGTGATGGATCTCGGACCGACCGGCATCTGGATCGGGATGGCCCTCGGGAACATCCTCGGGGCCATCGTCGCCGTCGGCTGGTTCATGCGTGGCACGTGGCGACAGACGGTCATCGAAGAGGACGGTCCTGAGGGGGTCGTCGACGTACTGGACTCCTCGACCGAAGATTAACCCTCGTACCCCGGCGCCTCGCGAAGCGCCTTCTCGAGATGGACCCGGTGCCACTCCGACGAGAGCGACCCGGTGACGTGCCCGTAATTCATCGTCACCAGTTCGTCCGGTGCGTAGGCGTCCTTCTGCACGGCGTACTCGACGATGCGGTCGTGGCGGGCGAGCAACCCCTTGACCTGTGCGTCCGCCCGGTCGAATGCCCCATCGAAGTCCAGAACTGCTTCGAGTCGATCGGGGCTCTCCCGGGCGTTCGGCGCCGTCATGTGGCGATACGCGGACGATGTGAACACCTCGCCGAGCCGGGCACCGGCGAAGATGGGCGCATACCGCTCTGCGGTCCCGTGAACGGCCCGGTGGAGGTTCGTCACCCAACCGCCGAGACTGATACCCGAGACCACCACCGCTGGTGTCCCCATCTCGTGAAGCCTCGCGACGAGTGCCTCGATGACCGCGGTCGACGACGCCAGTAGCCCCACGAAGTCCGCGAGGTCGCCCATGCGGCGGACGTATTCCCCCGCCGTTCGGTCGTGGAACGGCGCCCGAACGACCACGACGTTGGCCCGCAGCTCCTCCCCGTCACCGAAGAGACGATCGACGGACGTCCCGCCGAACATCCCTGACGCGAACGGGTCTTCGCCGCTCCCGTGGTGGAAGATCACTGTCGGGTGGCCGACGCCCTTCCACTCCTCGAACCGGTACCAGGCCTGGTACTCCCCGGTCGGCGTCTGGGCGTCGACGGTCTGGATCGTCGCGGCCCCCGTCACCGCCCTGGCCGCGCCGTCGAATTCCATCCCGTCGACGGCCGCATCCGCGGCGGCATCGACGAGCGGGGGGCTCTCGAGACTGTCCCGAAAGAACCGTTCGTCCCCGAGAAGAGCCCCGGCCAGCCTGACGGTCAGGTCGTCGATTGATCCGTGGACGTTCATCGTCGGAGGATACGGGGCGGTCCCGCTTTATTGTTGGCACTATGACTCGATAGGCGTTCACGATGCCGGAAAATATTTCAAAATAATGGTCATTTTCCATTCTACTCTTTTCTTTGATCACTCGTGTCGGCGTGAATGACTACCGATGACCGCCGAGTGTGTTCGGACGATAGCCCAGAATTCGACGTATTCGAGTGGATCCGTCGGATCGTCTCGGCAGCCCTCGCCTCTATTCGACGTTCAACGAAGCAGACTCGACAGGGTAGATAACTCCTTTCGCTTTGCGTTCACGGCGGACCGCCCGGAGCACCAGCGGCAGCACAGCGAATTTATCATTGGAAATTGACTATCCTCGATAGCCGATATGTTATCCCGACGGTACCGAACGTTTGCGTCCTCGATTCCCGGACCGATGTGTGTACGGTTTCGTCACTCGATGTCGTGGGACGTGAGCTACTACCACACGATCGACGTCGGTGACACTCTCGTGACGGCGGGGCGGACGGTGACCGAGGCGGACGTCGGCTCCTTCGCGGGCGTGAGTGGCGACGACAATCGCCTCCACACGGACGCCACGTCCATGGCCGATTCGACCTTCGGCGAGCGCATCGCCCTCGGGCCGCTCGTCTTCTCGATGACGACGGGGTTGCCGTGGGGGCGCCGTCCCAGCGAGGAACGCGACGCGATCGTCGCGTTCTACGGTGTCGACTCGCTCCGATTCACCGGCCATACGTTCGTCGGCAACACCATCCACGTCGAGTCGACGGTCGCTGCGAAGACGCCCGCCGACCGCGAAGACGCCGCCGGGATCGTTCGATACGAGACCGAGGTCGTCGACCAGGACGACGAGACCGTCCTGTACTGCGATCCGATCGTGCTGTTCGAGTGTGCGTGTCGCGATGGGCCGAAGCGGGTACCGTCGCCGTTCCCACATCCGAAACGTCCCCCTTCATTACAGAACTAACCGTGTAATGGTGGTGGGGTTCGCCAGCGTCGACAGCCGGTCCGCTACTCGAGTTTCACATAGCGGAACGGACGGCCGACCTCAGGATGGAAGTTCTTCCATGACCGACGGAACGCCCTCGGCGGTGATCGTCTCTCCCACGACGTAGGAGCTGGCGTCGCTCGCGAGGAACTGCGCGATGTCCGCGATCTCCTCGCTCGTTCCGATCTGTCGATCGACGGACGATCTGTCGATAGCCGAGGCGGAGACCCCCATCTGTGATTCGACGCCTGGCGTGGCGACGAAGCCGGGGGCGATGCAGTTGACCCGGACGTCTGCGTCGGCCCACTCGTTGGCGAGGGTGGTCGTGAGATTGATGACCCCCGCCTTGGCGGCGGCGTAGTGGCTCATGTAGGGCGCTCCTTGCTGGCCGGCCACGCTCGCCACGTTGATGATTGCGCCACCGCCGGCGTCCCGCATGTACTCGCCGGCGACCTGGCTGGCGTGGAAGGTCCCGTGGAGGTTGATGTCCACGATGGTCTTCCAGCCGTTCTCGCTGATGTCCTCGAACGGTGCCATGAAACTCGCACCCGCGTTGTTCACCAGGATATCGAGGCCGCCGAACGCGTCGACGGTCGTCTCGACGAGGGCTTCCACGGCGGTACGGTCCATGACGTCGCACTCGACCGCGACGGCCTCCCCCGGTCGATCGCTCTCGGCGATGTCCTCGGCCACGGGGTCGACGTTCTCCTGTTCGCGGGAGCAGACCACGACGTTCGCCCCGTCCGCGGCGAACTGCTCGGCGATGGTCCGTCCGATGCCACTCGACGCACCGGTAACGATGGCGGTGCGGCCTGCGACTGAGAATTGGTCGGTCGTCATTGTCGGTGACTGGTGTCGGAACCGTTCGCCCGGGCCCGTGATAAACCTTGACCGGTTGAGGGCCGGCCAGCGGGGCCAGGCCGACAGGAACGGTTCCACACCCCCGGTGTCAGCCGTCGCGGAACAGCCGGGCGTTGGTCATCCCGGTGGCGACGGGGTGGCCCTCGCCGGTCGGCGTCTCGCTCTCGACAGGGACACGGGTAACGCCAACGTGTCCGCCAGCCCGGATCACCGTGGCGATGCCGATGAGGTCGCCGACACCGGATCCGAGAGAGGCGACCGAGTTCTGGATGGTGGCGAGGCCGACCGCGTCCGATTTCTCGGACGCCGTCCGGACGGCGAACGCGCTCGCGGTGTCGACGAGGGTGGACGCCACGTCGCCGTGGGCCGAGTTGCAGCCGTTCCGGGCGGGGTTCGTAAGCGTTTCGTCATGCGGAACGCACACCGTGACGTCCCGGATCGATAGACTCGCACTCGACGCCGAGCATGGAGCGGAAGCCGTGCTGGCTGACGAACGATTCGACGGTGCTTCGACGTCGTCGCCACGTTCCGCCATCGTTACTGCCCCGTCGGCCACAGTGGGTCTGTCGGCGAAATTTCCGTGGCCGAACGGCTCCGTTCCATCCCCGCGAGCAATGGGGGCCGGAGCAAACGCCCATTCCCGGCCACCCTAGAAGTCGGTGACGACCGGGATGCCGACCGTGGAGAACTCGTCGAGTTTCTCGATGGTCTCGGGGACGTCGTCCAGGGCGATACGGTCGGTGACGACCGCGCCGGGATCGATCTTGTCCTCGGCCATCATCTGAAAGATCTCCTCGTACTCGTGGGTGGGCATCCCGTAGGAGCCGTAGAAGTCCACCTCGTCGGCGACCATCTGATCGACTGGTATCGAGACCGTCCCACCCTCCTCGGCCGTGGTCAGCCCGATCTGGAGGTGCTGGCCACCCTTGTCGAGCGAGGCGAGGGAGTTGCGAGTCGTCTCCGCGATGCCCAGGGCGTCGACGGCGATGTCGACCCCGCGTCCGTCGGGCGTCTCGGATCGGACCGCTGCGGCCACGTCGTCGACTTCCGGGACCTGTACCGTGCGGTCCGCGCCGAGGTCGCGGGCCTTCTCGAGGTTCTCCTCGTTCAGGTCAACGGCGACGACGTTCCCCCCGAGGGCGTCGGCGACGTGGATCGCGGAGAGGCCCACGCCGCCACAGCCGTGCACGGCCACCCAGTCGCCGGCGGTGAGGTCGACGCGGTGGACGATGCCGTGGAAGGCGGTGGCGAATCGACACCCGAGTCCAGCGACGGCGACGGGGTCGACGCCCTCCGGGAGCGCGACCAGGTTGTGGTCGGCGTTCGGGACGGGGTAGTACTCGGCGAACGCGCCCTGCTGGAAGGGGACCAACCCCATCGGGACGGCGGACTCGCAGATGTTCGACCGGCCCGCCCGACAGTGTCGACACGTCCCATCGGAGAGGTTGAACGGGTTGGTCACCAGGTCTCCTGTCTCGAACTGCGTCACGTCCTCGCCGACCTCGACCACTCGCCCGGCCGGCTCGTGGCCGAGGATCTGTCCCTTCTGGGTCTGGACGCCCAACCACTCCCAGTCCCCACGCCACGTGTGCCAGTCGCTCCGACAGACGCCACAGGCTTCGGTCTGCACGACCACGCCGTCGGGCCCTGGGTCGGGCCGGTCGACCGCCTCGACGGTCATCGGTTCCCCGACGCCCTGAAAGACAACCGCTCGCATATTACTGTGTTCTGATGGATCGGGCATGAACCTTTCCCGTCGGTCGGCCTCACGGTTCCGGGCGTTCGCCGTCCACGACGTCGAGGACCGCCGAGAGCCTGGATATCCGGTAGTCGACGGCGGGGCCGTCCTCGGCCCCGAACGCCACCGTCGCCATCCCCACGTCCGTTGCACCCTTCATGTCGTTTCTGTACCGGTCGCCGATCATCAGCGAGCGTTCGGCTGGGACACCCGCCGTCGACAGCGCGGTCTCGAACATCGCCGGGTGCGGTTTGGTCCACCCGACCGCCTCCGAGGAGGTGTAGGAGTCGAAGCCAGCCAGGAGGCCGAACCGCTCGAGGATCCACTCGCCCTCCTCGTGATCGACGTCGCTGATGA is a genomic window of Halanaeroarchaeum sp. HSR-CO containing:
- a CDS encoding ABC transporter ATP-binding protein, with translation MTVNHAGTPRHGDLQQDRRTETSPAPRGDPVLELSGVSKQFGEERAVRDLSLSVYDGELVTLVGPSGCGKTTTLRLIAGLERPDDGTVTIDGSVVASGEGAGFVPPEERDVGVVFQEFALFPHLSAAENVAFGIDDLPEDCRRERVREMLELVGLADQADSTVDALSGGQRQRIALARSLVPEPEILLLDEPFSNLDVALRVEMREEVRRILDETGVTAISVTHDQEEALSISDRIGVMTDGTLAQVGPPERVFQHPESRFAAEFLGQASFLPAAVQEQAVETVIGQIDRGQVTGLSSAYEGTEVDVLVRPDDVGARRAEDEGNGEVVYRRYLGPSVLYRVELDAGPTVETIHNHASSLALGERVDVSVTADHELAWFPADGDAAPVSSVGTSSSQG
- a CDS encoding DJ-1/PfpI family protein; amino-acid sequence: MNESRSIGILAYDGVDARSLVGVHDTLTTAARNGCAIESTVFSLVPSDGVTADAGIVLVPDDVLIGTPDVVVVPGGRSAADGDPTPTYPTELPERLGQLADAGATVVGIGTGALALGAGGLLTERVATTAEPFREELARHAASVVEEPVVPADDVVTAAGPEAALAVARLLLEETCDGEPAERLADGSTVD
- a CDS encoding sulfurtransferase TusA family protein, yielding MSESEFEADETVDARGSACPGPLMDLIGKIKNVDEGTVVELLTGDEGSKNDVPEWVEEAGHELLGTVDEGDYYAIYVKKT
- a CDS encoding MATE family efflux transporter translates to MLELAWPMVVIQLLQVAYNLADTFWLGRLSANAVGALSLAFPLIFLLISVGGGFTTAGSILVAQYTGAESERSAGLVAGQTLSFVTFLAIVLGVVGYLSTDAMLGLLPAGPETAANVVPLAADYMKIFFVGQPFLFGFFVFSSLMRGYGNTRTPMRVMVISVAINVVLDPFLIFGWSVFPAMGIEGAAVATIFSRGVATVIGVYILFRSGVGPDVSIPDLSPDFDLITKIVRIGVPSATEQSMSAMAMITLTAMVVSFSPPVVAAYGLGNRLISLVFLPAMGLGRATNTMVGQNLGAKQFDRAAKAVQLAASAAAFVLFVIAIVAALFPEPIIAVFMRGDTADAIETIALGAEYLRIRTTEFVFIGILQVLLGAFRGSGKTSTAMVLSVVALWIGRVPTVYVLAFVMDLGPTGIWIGMALGNILGAIVAVGWFMRGTWRQTVIEEDGPEGVVDVLDSSTED
- a CDS encoding MaoC/PaaZ C-terminal domain-containing protein, with amino-acid sequence MSWDVSYYHTIDVGDTLVTAGRTVTEADVGSFAGVSGDDNRLHTDATSMADSTFGERIALGPLVFSMTTGLPWGRRPSEERDAIVAFYGVDSLRFTGHTFVGNTIHVESTVAAKTPADREDAAGIVRYETEVVDQDDETVLYCDPIVLFECACRDGPKRVPSPFPHPKRPPSLQN
- a CDS encoding SDR family NAD(P)-dependent oxidoreductase, giving the protein MTTDQFSVAGRTAIVTGASSGIGRTIAEQFAADGANVVVCSREQENVDPVAEDIAESDRPGEAVAVECDVMDRTAVEALVETTVDAFGGLDILVNNAGASFMAPFEDISENGWKTIVDINLHGTFHASQVAGEYMRDAGGGAIINVASVAGQQGAPYMSHYAAAKAGVINLTTTLANEWADADVRVNCIAPGFVATPGVESQMGVSASAIDRSSVDRQIGTSEEIADIAQFLASDASSYVVGETITAEGVPSVMEELPS
- a CDS encoding PaaI family thioesterase, translated to MCVPHDETLTNPARNGCNSAHGDVASTLVDTASAFAVRTASEKSDAVGLATIQNSVASLGSGVGDLIGIATVIRAGGHVGVTRVPVESETPTGEGHPVATGMTNARLFRDG
- a CDS encoding zinc-dependent alcohol dehydrogenase family protein; this translates as MRAVVFQGVGEPMTVEAVDRPDPGPDGVVVQTEACGVCRSDWHTWRGDWEWLGVQTQKGQILGHEPAGRVVEVGEDVTQFETGDLVTNPFNLSDGTCRHCRAGRSNICESAVPMGLVPFQQGAFAEYYPVPNADHNLVALPEGVDPVAVAGLGCRFATAFHGIVHRVDLTAGDWVAVHGCGGVGLSAIHVADALGGNVVAVDLNEENLEKARDLGADRTVQVPEVDDVAAAVRSETPDGRGVDIAVDALGIAETTRNSLASLDKGGQHLQIGLTTAEEGGTVSIPVDQMVADEVDFYGSYGMPTHEYEEIFQMMAEDKIDPGAVVTDRIALDDVPETIEKLDEFSTVGIPVVTDF